In Bombus vancouverensis nearcticus chromosome 1, iyBomVanc1_principal, whole genome shotgun sequence, a single genomic region encodes these proteins:
- the LOC117153534 gene encoding uncharacterized protein LOC117153534: MNQLVDYAEPCTSNSGTCRLCLRVENRLISIFDDGETSKQLRSRIRDCCPIRLFEDDRLPKTICRECEGKIAVTFEFREQCRRSDRVLRLRYESCRANKSLSINESNWKIGSDRSIAKHAYTTRPETTDSKAQSTFEEKQEENSNSTHLWRKSEIVCGEDAKTDGKTMATLSRCQRVERCHAEEGKSENNEENRVSKESGGDGDGGGCNVFNVQSNGDTAMPMATQVRYLCDICSKTFASKSGLRFHLKSHNAVKSYPCRYCGKRFVIPSYTKRHEKIHAGDKRFVCQFCSATFASSNGLKYHLRLHSGEANYHCEICGKSFYRHKYLKEHVFTHTGEKPYVCKACGASYASSGSLFVHKKRCKNK; the protein is encoded by the exons TATGCCTTCGCGTAGAAAATCGTTTAATATCGATATTTGACGACGGAGAAACCTCGAAACAGTTGCGTTCTCGCATTCGAGATTGCTGCCCCATAAGG CTGTTCGAAGACGACAGACTGCCAAAGACGATTTGTCGCGAATGCGAAGGGAAGATAGCCGTTACATTCGAATTTCGCGAACAATGCAGAAGATCGGACCGCGTCTTGAGATTACGATACGAATCGTGCCGCGCAAACAAATCACTTTCTATAAATGAATCCAATTGGAAAATCGGTTCG GATCGCAGCATTGCAAAGCATGCGTATACTACGAGACCCGAAACGACCGACTCGAAAGCGCAAAGTACATTCGAAGAAAAACAggaggaaaattcgaattcaaCGCATCTTTGGCGAAAATCGGAAATCGTATGTGGCGAAGATGCAAAAACAGATGGAAAGACGATGGCGACATTGTCACGATGTCAGCGTGTCGAACGATGTCACGCTGAAGAAGGAAAAAGCGAAAACAACGAGGAAAATCGCGTGTCGAAAGAAAGCggtggcgatggcgatggcggtGGCTGTAACGTGTTTAACGTGCAAAGTAACGGTGATACTGCGATGCCCATGGCGACGCAAGTACGGTATCTATGCGACATTTGCAGTAAAACGTTTGCCTCGAAATCTGGACTGCGATTTCACTTGAAATCGCACAATGCCGTAAAGTCTTATCCCTGTCGATACTGTGGCAAAAGATTCGTGATTCCCAGTTACACGAAGAGACACGAGAAAATTCACGCGGGTGACAAACGGTTCGTCTGTCAGTTTTGTAGCGCGACGTTCGCCTCTTCGAACGGTTTAAAATATCACTTGAGACTGCATTCCGGCGAGGCAAATTATCATTGTGAAATTTGTGGCAAGTCTTTTTATCGACACAAATATTTAAAGGAACACGTATTTACTCACACGGGAGAAAAACCATATGTTTGTAAGGCATGTGGTGCTTCCTATGCAAGTTCTGGCAGCTTGTTCGTTCATAAGAAACGATGTAAGAATAAGTAA
- the LOC117153511 gene encoding uncharacterized protein LOC117153511, which translates to MFDDRKRKKIIVAPIRRSYLITKEILVVGRCCFTFDANNAISRIMNRKDWLLCVTLVAIITRKEICGDENVSDAIRSLREQVNALLDHRQQDYNALEASLKRAIEKNTELFVLKNEIKQLRKEVISLRGGNGNEAKNERLRVRWLGSAVTELQGEVAQVLRTRNASEELAERSRMKGELSLLKGDVAAVGRGIGNLGGRIAKIEAILGTIRVDIAAMKERFSLLFRTCADIASQLNSMQIEVKSLRCESFSANVANSVTQRNGGGPGEEEAERKTRTTAAAVSSYFSGMVTRDSDRETTAAASYSVRSPRRRFARKHGYWKRKEEGHRTRLDDRLKSLERKILLSARRRASLEKRIATYENQEWTSLSKRIKSLEKGHVELSRKISNITENGFFTKKVNESLGSRLIDSLRTLEDVMETNNSFARRELTRLDVNAARKAAELSLTREELSNLRRTVQALSVSASKLQERSDKQQEAIDRLNGIHSTTDFQRYLSSIASDTITTSTTTTTTTISSSSSSLSSDNSLFSSFEHLEDRYHLIGKNLTGDCEQTTANEPMDGLRLSEAGKGGRPMLVFCRGGWMVIARRIDGTLDFDRNWNDYSVGFGSPVSEYWIGNEILHRLTNHGDNCTSLRIDMLDIYGERWRAEYQSFRVESEETGYRLDVYGYSGNATDALSYQNGMSFSAKDRDMDASTTHCARNYRGGWWFSRCQHANLNGKYSLGLTWFRSDTNRWMSIASSEMSLRRNSDCRSR; encoded by the exons ATGTTTGACGAtcgcaaaagaaaaaaaattatcgtCGCGCCGATCCGCAGGTCATATCTAATAACGAAAGAGATCCTTGTAGTTGGCCGATGCTGTTTCACGTTCGATGCTAATAACGCGATCAGTCGAATTATGAATAGGAAAGATTGGCTGTTGTGCGTAACGTTGGTTGCGATTATTACCCGGAAAGAAATTTGCGGCGATGAAAATGTTTCCGATGCTATCAGGTCGCTACGGGAACAAGTAAACGCTCTTCTCGATCATCGACAACAGGATTACAACGCTCTCGAGGCAAGCTTGAAGCGTGCGATCGAGAAAAATACAGAGTTGTTCGTTCTAAAGAACGAAATCAAACAACTGAG AAAGGAAGTGATCTCTCTACGTGGCGGTAACGGGAACGAGGCGAAAAACGAAAGGTTGCGAGTGAGATGGCTAGGAAGCGCGGTGACCGAACTTCAAGGCGAAGTTGCCCAAGTTCTTCGTACAAGAAACGCGAGCGAAGAACTTGCCGAGAGATCGAGAATGAAAGGCGAGCTATCTCTGTTGAAGGGAGACGTAGCTGCGGTTGGAAGAGGAATTGGAAATCTCGGCGGCAGAATCGCCAAAATCGAAGCGATTCTCGGAACGATTCGCGTTGATATCGCTGCGATGAAGGAACGCTTTAGTCTGTTGTTTCGCACCTGCGCCGACATTGCCAGTCAG TTGAATTCCATGCAAATTGAGGTAAAGTCTCTTAGATGCGAATCGTTTTCCGCTAATGTGGCAAATTCGGTGACTCAACGTAACGGAGGAGGACCAGGAGAAGAAGAAGCGGAAAGGAAGACGAGAACAACGGCGGCAGCGGTATCGTCGTATTTTAGTGGAATGGTTACAAGGGATAGCGATCGTGAGACTACAGCTGCCGCGTCGTACAGTGTACGATCCCCTCGGCGCAGGTTCGCGAGAAAACATGGATATTggaaaaggaaggaagaggGGCATCGAACGCGGCTGGACGATCGTTTAAAGAGTCTGGAGCGTAAAATTTTGTTGTCGGCTCGGAGACGAGCGTCGTTGGAAAAGCGTATCGCCACGTACGAGAATCAAGAATGGACGAGTTTGAGCAAACGAATAAAAAGCTTGGAAAAGGGTCACGTTGAATTGTCCcgcaaaatttcaaatattaccgAGAACGGATTTTTCACGAAGAAAGTGAACGAATCGCTTGGCTCACGACTGATCGACTCGTTACGAACTCTCGAGGACGTTATGGAAACGAACAACTCGTTCGCGAGGAGAGAATTGACACGACTCGATGTAAATGCCGCTCGAAAAGCGGCTGAACTTTCGTTAACCAGGGAAGAGCTAAGCAATTTACGTCGCACCGTGCAAGCGTTAAGCGTAAGCGCGTCTAAGCTTCAAGAGAGGAGCGACAAGCAACAAGAGGCGATCGATCGATTAAACGGTATCCATTCGACGACTGATTTTCAGAGATACTTGTCGAGTATCGCGTCGGATACCATAACCACAAGCACAACCACAACTACTACCACCAtctcgtcatcgtcgtcgtcgttgtcgtccgACAACTCGTTGTTCTCGAGTTTCGAACACCTGGAGGATCGGTATCATTTAATTGGGAAGAATTTGACGGGCGATTGCGAACAAACGACCGCGAACGAACCTATGGACGGGCTGCGACTTTCGGAAGCAGGCAAAGGAGGCAGACCGATGTTGGTGTTTTGTCGCGGAGGTTGGATGGTAATAGCGCGTCGTATCGATGGGACTCTCGACTTTGATCGAAACTGGAACGATTATTCGGTCGGGTTCGGCTCTCCGGTTAGTGAGTATTGGATCGGCAACGAAATCCTTCACAGGCTGACCAATCACGGTGACAACTGCACCAGCCTTCGAATCGACATGTTGGACATTTACGGAGAACGTTGGCGCGCGGAATATCAGTCGTTCAGAGTCGAATCTGAGGAGACCGGTTACAGGTTAGATGTCTACGGGTATTCCGGAAACGCAACTGACGCTCTCTCCTATCAGAACGGTATGTCATTCAGCGCGAAAGATCGAGACATGGACGCTAGCACGACTCATTGCGCGAGAAACTATCGCGGTGGGTGGTGGTTTAGTCGATGTCAACACGCCAATCTCAACGGCAAATATTCCCTAGGTCTTACGTGGTTTCGATCGGACACCAATCGATGGATGTCGATCGCATCATCGGAAATGTCTTTACGCAGAAACTCTGATTGTCGATCTCGATAG